From one Aggregicoccus sp. 17bor-14 genomic stretch:
- a CDS encoding branched-chain amino acid ABC transporter permease, whose translation MQTLQLLLSGVAQGMIYALVAFGYNITFSTSRTINFSLGNFLMLGGVIAFVLYMTRELPFALALAAVVLVGAVGGAILLKVAVEPSLRQRSAYGWILATLAVSIVLRNAVEVFWSTDDFRFNSPLGDSPLRFFGEKDAEGVVQGGVGVYPQELLVIGVSLAIVAAVELFKRRTMFGRAVLAVSEDKDAASLMGIDQRFVILFSFMLSTAIACVAGVLVAPLTLVSATMGTVLGVKAYAVSIVGGLESGFGVVVGGLLFGLSEALTARYLSTGYKDVPGFVLLILVLLFRPSGLFGRTVVRKV comes from the coding sequence CAGACGCTGCAGCTGCTGCTGAGCGGAGTGGCCCAGGGGATGATCTACGCCCTGGTCGCGTTCGGCTACAACATCACCTTCAGCACCTCGCGGACGATCAACTTCTCCCTCGGCAACTTCCTCATGCTGGGCGGGGTCATCGCCTTCGTGCTGTACATGACCCGCGAGCTGCCCTTCGCGCTCGCGCTCGCGGCGGTGGTGCTCGTGGGCGCGGTGGGCGGCGCCATCCTGCTGAAGGTCGCGGTGGAGCCCTCCCTGCGGCAGCGCTCCGCGTACGGGTGGATCCTCGCCACGCTCGCGGTCTCCATCGTGCTGCGCAACGCGGTCGAGGTGTTCTGGAGCACGGACGACTTCCGCTTCAACTCCCCGCTCGGCGACAGCCCCTTGCGCTTCTTCGGCGAGAAGGACGCCGAGGGCGTGGTGCAGGGCGGCGTGGGCGTGTACCCGCAGGAGCTGCTGGTCATCGGGGTGTCGCTCGCGATCGTGGCGGCGGTGGAGCTGTTCAAGCGCCGCACCATGTTCGGGCGCGCGGTGCTCGCGGTGAGCGAGGACAAGGACGCGGCGAGCCTGATGGGCATCGACCAGCGCTTCGTCATCCTCTTCTCCTTCATGCTCTCCACCGCCATCGCCTGCGTGGCGGGCGTGCTGGTGGCGCCGCTCACCCTGGTGAGCGCCACCATGGGCACGGTGCTGGGCGTGAAGGCCTACGCGGTGTCCATCGTGGGAGGCCTCGAGTCCGGCTTCGGCGTCGTGGTGGGTGGGCTGCTCTTCGGGCTCTCCGAGGCGCTCACCGCGCGCTACCTCTCCACCGGCTACAAGGACGTGCCCGGCTTCGTGCTGCTCATCCTCGTGCTGCTGTTCCGCCCCTCGGGCCTGTTCGGCCGCACCGTCGTCAGGAAGGTGTGA